The window AAAGAACATGTTTCCTTTTAAGACATCATAACcaaagtgtaaaaaaaataaaataaaagagagAGATTAAAAGTAGTAGCAAAGTAACCATTTGCAAGATCTTATCTCTCACTCTCTCACTTAACCAATATGCATCTTTAATGCTAAACCTCATATCAACCTTGGTGTTCACTGCAAGTGAGAAGATTATATAAAACAACAATGTTGGCATTCAAAGGTAAATGCAATTGATTTGAAAGATTTGGAAGATAGTACACCTTTGTTAACATTTTGACCTCCAGGCCCACCACTCCTAGCAAAGCTTACACTGACATGATCTAGATCACAGAGTTGAAAGTAATGAAGTTAGGTATAGGGTTTAAATGGAGCGAGCATCAGATAACTCAAAACATCATTGGGATTATTCAAATCTCAAAATTCAATGATAAGGCAATGCGAAATTGCAACATACTCATCCTGCGGATATATCGATACATTCAATTGAATTGACGACACACACGGAGAAGAAAGAAAATCATTTATTCAAGTGTTAACTGAAATTTTGAGGTTTTGATGTTATTGTTAAGTTATACCTAAAGTAATCGTTGGAATAGGTTCATTGTGGCCGGCAGCTCTCTCCTCAGCTTCGTGCAAGAGTTGATGAACCTGAGACATCCGCGCCGAAGCCTTCTTATGGCCACCGCCGCCGGAATCTGATGTTGCAGCACATCGGATTGGAGCGTAGCTGATTGGACGGGTAATAAAGCAGATGGGAGGACGGATGCGCGGACCATGTGTGCTACAGGTGCGAACGAAGGTTGAGAACGATGAAGACTGGAAGAAACTTGTGGCGATGGTCCTGATTGCCGCCATCGAGCGCTCCTGAGGAAGCTAAACGTTCATGTTCCTAAATTCACCACCGATACCGCTTCACGGAAtgcttttccttttttttttttttttttttggttctaTAAAAAGAAAATCACATTGTATAATTTGTATATCATCTAATGAAAATTTTAATACAAATTCACATTGttactttcatttttatttttcttatatatCACAACCATAGTGATGATTTACTTGTTTTCATTCTTTATTTAACAAGGTTACTCCGCAGAAATAAAAATATGATGAACATTAAACGAAATCGTATAAAGAGAGTGCCCACATATAGTTTTTTTTAAAGAGTGAGTGCCCACATATAGTTTGTAAGTGATGAAGTGAAAGGACGTTAAAGGAGAATGGAGGGACAAAGCCATTGGCCCATATCAAAGTCTTATCTGTTTGTGGCTTTGCTAAGGCCTTAGGAGGAGAAAATGCGAAAGTATAGTGACGTATATTGTTAACATTATCTCAAAGCTGCTCAAGATATCCGATGAGTACAAATCTGGTACTATGATACCGATATCTAAAAAATGTTATGTCCAAAGTTGTAGCAACCATAGACGTATCAAACTACTTGGTCATATACCATGGAGTTATGTAAAAGACTCATCAAAGGTAGGTTAAAACAAATGAAACAACACTTTCAGGAAAtcaaaatttcatattttatgttggtgattttagtgtcaccgtATCATTTTATGTAATTGAGATTAACATGTGAACCaaggggcttcataatttgtatACTAATATATGTCCAGGTTTGTGCGGACTACACGTATatataagatcaaataagaagtcGGTTCGATGACAagtcgggggtccgggggcagcgcccctgggtccGGGTTTCCAAAGGGGTAGCGCCCTTTTGGCAgggtctaggggcagcgcccTAGCAGGG of the Lactuca sativa cultivar Salinas chromosome 6, Lsat_Salinas_v11, whole genome shotgun sequence genome contains:
- the LOC111918763 gene encoding uncharacterized protein LOC111918763 — its product is MAAIRTIATSFFQSSSFSTFVRTCSTHGPRIRPPICFITRPISYAPIRCAATSDSGGGGHKKASARMSQVHQLLHEAEERAAGHNEPIPTITLDHVSVSFARSGGPGGQNVNKVNTKVDMRFSIKDAYWLSERVRDKILQMEKNRINKDGELVISSTKTRTQKGNIQDALEKLQEIINAASYVPPPPSQEQVKKINKIAAISEAKRLQSKKVLSQKKAFRRSKDSYD